Proteins co-encoded in one Desulfitobacterium hafniense DCB-2 genomic window:
- the recN gene encoding DNA repair protein RecN, with protein sequence MLTEIHVENFALMEAVQLSFSRGLTIFSGETGTGKSMLIDALGVLLGGRASTDFIRHGLEKALVEGIFEECPPEVLEGLAEAGYPVEDGQLILSREINRSGRNICRVQGRTVPLTLYRTLVQGLVDIHGQMEHQSLFNPDSHRGLLDAFGGEQQLELLKQVNQSAKNYRGLLQREQQLLRSEADRERREDILRYQIDEITAVDPQGDEEDSLLQEKKRLVNSEKIMGNITEVYSLLYEGNGQSSAFDQIGRSRKALQEIFRYDEGCSTMLEPIESIYYMIEDLASQVMSYREGFDFDPGRLDQIEERLIQLQRLRKYGHTVQEVLQTKEEMLKELHTITHLQGELEDLRRDKEAARRDYTEKAKELSRVRAVQAQRLAEGLKKECADLGLEKSSFQVHFTALKEPQVGGAEQAEFYFSANVGEPLKPLAKVASGGEMSRLMLAMKSLLSKIESVGTFVFDEVDSGVGGRTIQKVGEKLARIAEGKQVFCITHAPQVAAFGDHHFGIQKEIINERTRTRIQYLTEDERIHELARMLGGDEEAIALEHARKLRKKIQ encoded by the coding sequence ATGTTAACAGAAATCCATGTAGAAAATTTCGCCTTGATGGAAGCCGTGCAATTATCCTTTTCCCGGGGATTAACTATTTTTTCCGGAGAAACGGGTACAGGTAAATCCATGCTTATTGATGCTCTTGGGGTATTGCTCGGAGGCAGAGCCAGCACGGATTTTATTCGTCATGGTCTGGAAAAAGCTTTGGTGGAGGGAATTTTTGAAGAATGTCCCCCGGAGGTTCTCGAAGGTCTGGCTGAAGCCGGTTATCCCGTTGAGGACGGCCAGCTGATTCTTTCCCGTGAAATCAATCGCAGCGGCAGAAATATCTGCCGTGTTCAAGGAAGAACCGTCCCCTTAACTCTCTATCGCACCTTAGTTCAAGGTTTAGTGGATATCCACGGTCAAATGGAACATCAATCCCTGTTTAATCCGGACAGTCATCGCGGCTTGCTGGATGCCTTTGGGGGAGAGCAGCAACTGGAGCTTCTTAAGCAGGTGAATCAATCAGCCAAAAATTATCGCGGTCTTCTCCAGCGGGAACAGCAGCTTCTGCGCAGTGAAGCGGATAGAGAGCGGCGTGAAGATATTTTGCGCTATCAAATCGATGAGATCACCGCGGTTGATCCTCAAGGGGATGAAGAGGACTCCTTATTACAGGAAAAGAAGCGTTTGGTCAATTCGGAAAAGATCATGGGAAATATTACTGAAGTGTATTCCCTTTTATATGAAGGCAATGGGCAATCCTCCGCATTTGATCAAATCGGACGGAGCAGAAAAGCCTTGCAGGAAATCTTCCGCTATGATGAGGGGTGCAGCACGATGCTTGAGCCCATCGAATCCATTTATTATATGATTGAAGATTTAGCCTCTCAGGTCATGTCTTACCGGGAAGGCTTTGACTTTGACCCCGGCCGTTTAGACCAAATCGAAGAGCGTTTAATCCAGTTGCAGCGCTTGCGAAAATACGGGCACACGGTCCAGGAGGTTCTCCAAACCAAAGAAGAGATGTTGAAAGAACTTCATACCATAACCCATCTTCAGGGCGAGCTGGAGGATTTGCGCCGGGATAAGGAAGCAGCCCGCCGGGATTATACGGAAAAAGCCAAGGAACTATCCCGGGTCCGGGCAGTTCAGGCCCAGCGGCTGGCGGAGGGTTTAAAAAAAGAATGTGCCGATTTGGGGCTGGAAAAAAGCAGTTTCCAGGTTCATTTCACTGCCCTGAAAGAACCTCAGGTAGGGGGAGCCGAACAGGCTGAATTCTATTTCAGCGCCAATGTGGGTGAACCCCTTAAACCTCTGGCCAAGGTAGCATCCGGTGGGGAGATGTCCCGCTTAATGCTGGCTATGAAAAGCTTGCTCTCAAAAATTGAAAGTGTGGGTACCTTTGTCTTTGACGAAGTGGACAGCGGTGTCGGTGGACGCACTATTCAGAAGGTGGGAGAAAAATTAGCCAGGATCGCTGAGGGCAAACAGGTTTTTTGTATAACCCATGCCCCTCAAGTGGCCGCTTTTGGGGATCATCATTTTGGCATCCAAAAAGAAATAATTAATGAAAGAACACGAACCCGCATTCAATATTTGACAGAAGATGAGAGAATCCATGAATTAGCCCGCATGCTGGGCGGCGATGAAGAAGCGATTGCCTTGGAGCATGCACGCAAACTCAGGAAAAAAATTCAATAA
- the argR gene encoding arginine repressor yields the protein MKTRRQMKIQEIINNQVIHTQEELAELLRKAGFDVTQATVSRDIKEMGLIKVPTSEDDYRYAVPGTAQPLSTPDRLKRRLRETVVTVNDSENLVVLRTIPGNAQALASLIDHSNWEEVIGTVAGDDTILLVVKPAGAVPSVRERIAKLMQ from the coding sequence ATGAAGACCCGTCGCCAGATGAAAATCCAAGAAATTATTAATAATCAAGTGATTCATACCCAGGAAGAGCTGGCTGAGCTATTAAGGAAGGCAGGCTTTGATGTCACCCAGGCCACTGTATCCCGTGACATCAAAGAAATGGGATTAATCAAAGTTCCCACTTCAGAAGATGATTACCGTTATGCTGTTCCGGGGACGGCTCAGCCTCTCAGCACACCGGACCGGCTGAAAAGGCGGCTGAGAGAAACTGTGGTTACGGTGAATGACAGCGAGAATTTAGTGGTGCTGCGGACCATTCCCGGGAATGCCCAGGCTCTGGCCAGTTTAATCGATCACAGCAATTGGGAAGAAGTGATTGGAACAGTGGCCGGTGATGATACCATTCTCTTAGTGGTTAAGCCAGCCGGTGCCGTACCCAGCGTCCGGGAACGCATCGCTAAGCTTATGCAATAG
- a CDS encoding tRNA (mnm(5)s(2)U34)-methyltransferase: MNNRLQDIQGFLKTILRGSIQPGDIALDLTAGRGRDTLFLAQLVGAEGRVHAFDVQEVALQETQRLLKEQQMAERVHLYHWDHGRLLEKVQDPVQAAMFNLGYLPGHSQEITTQAASTLAALEAVLQLLRQGGVIALTVYRGHPGGLEEAAAVEEFLSCLPRRKYSVLRGEYINQLPNAPYWILVQKNKGDTE; this comes from the coding sequence ATGAATAATCGACTTCAAGATATACAAGGGTTTCTGAAGACTATACTTAGGGGAAGCATCCAGCCGGGAGATATTGCTTTGGATCTCACAGCCGGCCGGGGGCGGGATACTTTGTTTCTTGCTCAGTTGGTGGGAGCAGAAGGAAGGGTTCATGCCTTTGATGTTCAGGAGGTCGCCCTTCAGGAAACCCAACGGCTGCTCAAGGAACAGCAAATGGCAGAGCGTGTTCATCTGTATCATTGGGATCATGGTCGGTTGCTGGAAAAAGTTCAAGACCCTGTCCAGGCTGCTATGTTTAATTTGGGATATTTGCCGGGACATAGTCAGGAGATTACCACCCAGGCCGCCTCAACCCTTGCGGCCCTGGAAGCCGTACTCCAATTGCTCCGCCAAGGCGGTGTCATCGCTCTTACGGTGTATCGCGGTCATCCCGGCGGATTGGAAGAAGCTGCTGCAGTGGAAGAATTCTTAAGCTGTTTGCCGCGCCGAAAGTATAGTGTCTTGCGGGGAGAGTATATCAACCAACTCCCTAATGCACCATACTGGATTTTGGTTCAGAAGAATAAGGGGGATACCGAATGA
- a CDS encoding NAD(+)/NADH kinase — protein MDRVGLWINHSKPEAITLAGQITHWFAERGWDVYTDWEKITAQGVGFLISLGGDGTLLEASREAAPYAIPVLGVNLGRLGFLCEIERNEIFDALEKITNHDYSIQERLMLTATVNDADQTFDVLNDVVFLREPASAMVTLQANLTGEPSVSYPADGLIVSTPTGSTAYALSAGGPIMSPNVEAILLTPLAAHSLSARPMVISDQENIEISLVRGEECIVSFDGYHRTAIKYGEKVVIKRAPINALLIRLGKRSFPRVVREKLKDRWHE, from the coding sequence GTGGATCGAGTCGGCTTGTGGATTAATCACAGTAAACCTGAAGCTATAACCTTAGCCGGGCAGATCACTCACTGGTTTGCAGAACGTGGGTGGGATGTTTATACCGATTGGGAAAAGATCACTGCTCAAGGAGTGGGTTTCCTCATCTCTTTAGGGGGGGACGGGACGTTGCTGGAAGCCTCCCGGGAGGCGGCTCCCTATGCTATTCCTGTTCTGGGTGTCAATCTTGGCCGCCTGGGATTTCTTTGTGAAATTGAACGAAACGAGATCTTTGACGCTTTAGAGAAGATCACGAATCATGACTATAGTATTCAGGAACGGCTTATGCTCACGGCGACTGTGAATGATGCAGACCAGACCTTCGACGTATTAAACGATGTGGTCTTTTTGAGAGAACCTGCTTCAGCTATGGTTACCTTGCAGGCTAATCTGACGGGAGAACCTTCAGTAAGCTATCCGGCCGACGGCTTGATTGTATCCACCCCTACAGGCTCTACTGCCTATGCTTTATCTGCAGGGGGACCGATTATGAGTCCTAATGTAGAGGCTATCTTGCTGACTCCTCTGGCGGCTCATTCCTTATCGGCTCGTCCGATGGTCATTTCTGATCAAGAAAATATTGAAATCAGCTTGGTCCGCGGCGAGGAGTGTATCGTCAGTTTTGACGGTTATCATCGGACGGCTATTAAATATGGGGAAAAGGTCGTTATCAAACGGGCTCCCATTAATGCCTTACTAATCCGTCTGGGGAAAAGGAGTTTCCCCCGTGTGGTGCGGGAGAAATTAAAGGATCGTTGGCATGAATAA
- a CDS encoding TlyA family RNA methyltransferase, whose translation MSKGKERLDSLLVKRGLSPSREKAKATIMAGLVYSQGRRLDKPGLELAEDTLLEVKGDLIPYVSRGGLKLEKALKVFPVSFAEAVVADIGASTGGFTDCALQNGAQRVYAIDVGYGQLDWKLRTDSRVVCMERVNARYLEGDSLPEQVDFVVSDVAFISVTKIFPAMLKILKEDGQIITLIKPQFEAGREHIGKKGVVKDPQVHQEVLVHVLEEAEKNGLKVKGLDFSPIRGPEGNIEYLAWLNREQENNLPWRELIPEIVQDAQGGRS comes from the coding sequence GTGTCTAAAGGGAAAGAGCGACTGGATAGTTTGCTGGTCAAAAGAGGATTATCCCCCAGCCGGGAAAAAGCCAAGGCCACCATTATGGCCGGGCTGGTCTATAGCCAGGGGCGGCGGCTGGATAAGCCGGGCCTGGAACTGGCGGAGGATACCCTTCTGGAAGTCAAGGGAGATCTCATACCCTATGTTTCCCGGGGCGGTCTCAAGCTGGAGAAGGCCCTCAAAGTATTTCCCGTATCTTTCGCTGAAGCTGTTGTCGCCGATATTGGCGCCTCTACCGGAGGGTTTACGGATTGTGCTTTGCAAAACGGTGCCCAGCGGGTCTATGCCATTGACGTAGGCTATGGACAGTTGGATTGGAAACTGCGTACGGATTCCCGGGTTGTCTGCATGGAACGGGTCAATGCCCGCTACCTTGAGGGGGATTCTTTGCCGGAACAGGTGGATTTTGTGGTATCTGATGTGGCCTTTATCTCCGTCACGAAGATTTTTCCGGCCATGCTGAAGATACTCAAAGAGGATGGCCAAATTATTACTTTAATCAAACCTCAGTTTGAAGCAGGACGGGAGCATATCGGGAAAAAGGGAGTTGTCAAGGACCCTCAGGTTCATCAGGAGGTCCTGGTTCATGTCCTTGAAGAGGCGGAGAAAAACGGGCTTAAGGTTAAAGGTTTGGACTTCTCACCGATCCGCGGTCCGGAGGGAAATATTGAATATCTGGCTTGGTTAAACCGAGAACAGGAGAATAACTTGCCCTGGCGGGAATTGATTCCTGAGATTGTACAAGATGCTCAAGGAGGAAGGTCGTGA